The following proteins are co-located in the Purpureocillium takamizusanense chromosome 10, complete sequence genome:
- a CDS encoding uncharacterized protein (EggNog:ENOG503P78W~COG:C), giving the protein MSSKYAFTKSLREVRFLFCQTSEHSAAVRSFLTRAYPTMKKNNPNTPIMIREAAGTLPKVYARYEFGNEKQQSLEGLSDKQIEETVTGLVKNGNAAA; this is encoded by the exons ATGTCGAGCAAGTACGCCTTCACCAAGAGCCTCAGGGAGGTGCGCTTCCTGTTCTGCCAGACGTCGGagcacagcgccgccgtACG gTCGTTCCTCACGCGCGCCTACCCGACCATGAAGAAGAACAACCCCAACACACCCATCATGATCCGTgaggccgccggcacccTGCCCAAGGTCTACGCCCGATACG AGTTCGGCAACGAGAAGCAGCAGTCCCTCGAGGGCCTGAGTGACAAGCAGATCGAGGAGACGGTCACGGGGCTGGTCAAGAACGGCAATGCCGCCGCGTGA